Proteins encoded by one window of Dyella humicola:
- a CDS encoding aminotransferase class III-fold pyridoxal phosphate-dependent enzyme, with the protein MGVINQLRELREFGGAPQTTGLDDATIERLATSHPQLAQAIDEAIARHRELRAELGDFLKLDEAEQITKAQAEFVNFYPDDAINHYLPAAARGPWVISLKGAVIHDNGGYGMLGLGHNHAAVDAALARPQVMANVMTPSVSQMQFTRAMDRELGRNRGSNPYTRYLCLNSGSESVGLACRIADVNAKLMTDPGARHAGRTIKRLAVKGAFHGRTDKPALYSDSTRKTYLQHLASYRHEDTLLTIQPYDIAQLEAVFADADKHGWFIEAMFLEPVMGEGDPGRAVTPEFYQKARALTEAHGALLLVDSIQAGLRAHGVLSLTDYPGFEKLAPPDMETFSKALNAGQYPLSVLAVSERVANLYRKGIYGNTMTANPRALDVALATLGEMSDEVRRNISERGREFVDKLNLLKNELGGLITKVQGTGLLFSCELAPEFKCYGADSIEEYMRVRGVGVIHGGTNSLRFTPHFLVTSAEVDLVVAHVRQALLQGPRKLKTEAQAA; encoded by the coding sequence ATGGGTGTAATTAATCAGCTGCGCGAACTGCGCGAATTCGGCGGTGCTCCGCAGACCACCGGTTTGGACGACGCCACCATCGAGCGCTTGGCAACCAGCCATCCACAGCTGGCACAGGCAATCGATGAGGCCATCGCGCGCCATCGCGAACTGCGTGCCGAGTTGGGTGACTTCCTCAAGCTGGACGAAGCGGAACAAATCACCAAAGCGCAGGCCGAGTTCGTCAATTTCTATCCCGACGACGCCATCAATCACTACCTGCCGGCGGCCGCACGCGGCCCCTGGGTCATCAGCCTCAAGGGTGCGGTGATCCACGACAACGGCGGCTACGGCATGCTCGGCCTGGGTCATAACCACGCGGCCGTCGACGCCGCGTTGGCCCGGCCCCAGGTGATGGCCAACGTGATGACGCCGAGCGTCTCGCAGATGCAGTTCACGCGCGCCATGGATCGCGAGCTGGGCCGCAACCGCGGCAGCAATCCGTATACGCGCTACCTGTGCCTCAATTCCGGTTCGGAGTCGGTAGGCCTGGCCTGCCGTATCGCGGACGTCAATGCCAAGTTGATGACCGATCCTGGTGCGCGTCATGCCGGTCGCACCATCAAGCGCCTTGCCGTGAAGGGTGCCTTCCACGGCCGCACCGACAAGCCGGCGCTGTACTCCGATTCCACCCGCAAGACCTACCTGCAGCACCTCGCCAGCTATCGTCATGAAGACACGCTGCTGACCATCCAGCCGTACGACATCGCGCAGCTCGAAGCGGTGTTTGCCGACGCAGACAAGCATGGCTGGTTTATCGAAGCCATGTTCCTCGAACCCGTGATGGGCGAAGGCGATCCGGGTCGTGCCGTGACGCCTGAGTTCTACCAGAAGGCACGCGCACTCACCGAAGCCCACGGCGCGCTGCTGTTGGTCGACTCCATCCAGGCTGGCCTGCGTGCACACGGCGTACTTTCGTTGACCGACTATCCGGGCTTCGAGAAGCTGGCCCCGCCGGACATGGAAACCTTCTCCAAGGCACTCAACGCCGGCCAGTATCCGCTGTCGGTGCTGGCCGTGAGCGAGCGCGTTGCCAATCTGTACCGCAAGGGCATCTACGGCAACACCATGACGGCCAACCCGCGTGCGCTGGACGTGGCCCTTGCCACGCTTGGCGAGATGTCCGACGAGGTCCGTCGCAACATCAGCGAACGTGGCCGTGAATTCGTCGACAAGCTCAACCTGCTGAAGAACGAACTTGGCGGACTCATCACCAAGGTCCAGGGTACCGGCCTGCTGTTTTCCTGCGAGCTTGCACCGGAGTTCAAGTGCTACGGTGCGGACTCCATCGAGGAGTACATGCGCGTACGGGGCGTCGGCGTCATTCATGGCGGCACCAATTCACTGCGCTTCACCCCGCACTTCCTGGTGACCAGCGCCGAGGTGGACCTGGTGGTCGCCCACGTGCGCCAGGCCTTGCTGCAAGGTCCGCGCAAGCTCAAAACCGAGGCCCAGGCGGCCTGA
- a CDS encoding ABC transporter ATP-binding protein codes for MKQHAIPVASLAGAVKHYGSLTALDGLDLMLHRGELLALLGPNGAGKSTAIGLLLGLIRADAGRVELFGEEPQSLRARRRVGVMLQSATLPQTLRVGELLRLTMSYYPSPRTLDECATLAGITDLLSRPYARLSGGQQRRVQFAMALCGRPELLFLDEPTVGMDIDARQRLWMAIRSLVAEGCAVVLTTHYLEEAEALAQRVVVLAKGRVLSDGSVDALRSRVALTRIRCVTDLDEVALARWANVAAVERDQRHLHIRTDAPENVLRRLLDADPALTELEVLRAGLAEAFTELTREATTTQEAA; via the coding sequence ATGAAACAGCACGCTATTCCCGTCGCCAGCCTGGCCGGAGCGGTCAAACATTACGGTTCCTTAACGGCGCTGGATGGTCTGGACCTCATGCTGCATCGCGGCGAACTACTGGCCTTGCTGGGTCCCAACGGTGCCGGCAAGAGCACGGCGATAGGCCTGCTGCTCGGCTTGATACGCGCCGATGCCGGACGTGTCGAGCTGTTCGGTGAAGAACCGCAAAGCCTGCGTGCTCGCCGACGGGTCGGGGTGATGCTGCAGTCGGCCACGCTGCCGCAGACGTTACGCGTGGGCGAGTTGTTGCGTCTCACCATGAGCTATTACCCATCGCCACGCACGCTGGATGAATGCGCGACCTTGGCTGGTATTACCGACCTGCTCTCGAGGCCCTACGCAAGACTGTCCGGCGGGCAACAGCGTCGCGTTCAGTTTGCGATGGCGCTATGCGGCCGACCCGAGTTGCTGTTCCTCGACGAACCGACGGTTGGCATGGATATCGATGCGCGACAGCGACTATGGATGGCCATACGCAGTCTCGTGGCCGAAGGCTGTGCCGTGGTCTTGACCACGCACTACCTGGAAGAAGCCGAAGCGCTCGCGCAACGCGTCGTCGTGCTCGCCAAGGGGCGCGTACTCAGCGACGGCAGCGTGGATGCGTTGCGCTCGCGCGTGGCACTGACCCGCATACGATGCGTTACGGACCTGGATGAAGTGGCCTTGGCGCGTTGGGCGAACGTCGCGGCTGTCGAGCGCGATCAACGACATCTGCATATCCGCACCGACGCACCGGAGAACGTGCTGCGCCGCTTGCTGGATGCCGATCCCGCCCTGACCGAGCTGGAAGTGCTGCGCGCTGGCCTCGCCGAAGCGTTTACCGAACTCACCCGTGAAGCGACCACGACGCAGGAGGCAGCGTGA
- a CDS encoding ABC transporter permease: MTTVEASSTRLIRTGEMPWRRLLGAYVAEARSECLRYLRAPGFLLPVTLFPTIFYLLFGVVMNRDGHADAARYLLASYGVFGVMSPGLFGFGVSLAIERDNGLLTLKRALPMPPGAYLLGKMLMAMLAAGTVIVLLMLLATGLAHVSLSLGQAGMLMLTGMLGVLPFCAMGMFIGTLVKGQGAPGVLNLIYLPMSFLSGLWVPLSMLPAPLQHIAPIWPSAHLQALALGALDLSQAASAWPHVLVLGAYAVVFLLLAARRLRRHG; encoded by the coding sequence ATGACCACCGTTGAAGCGAGTTCCACCCGCTTGATCAGAACCGGCGAGATGCCGTGGCGCCGCCTGCTCGGCGCCTATGTCGCCGAAGCGCGCAGCGAATGTCTGCGCTACCTGCGGGCGCCGGGCTTCCTGTTGCCGGTGACCCTGTTCCCCACCATCTTCTACCTGCTGTTCGGCGTCGTGATGAATCGTGACGGCCATGCCGACGCCGCGCGCTACCTGCTGGCCAGCTACGGGGTGTTTGGCGTAATGAGTCCGGGCCTGTTCGGGTTTGGTGTGTCGCTCGCGATAGAACGCGACAACGGCCTGCTCACGCTCAAGCGCGCCCTGCCGATGCCGCCAGGCGCCTATCTGCTGGGCAAGATGCTGATGGCGATGCTGGCGGCGGGGACGGTCATCGTGCTGCTCATGCTCTTGGCCACTGGCCTGGCGCATGTGAGCTTGAGCCTGGGGCAGGCCGGCATGCTAATGCTGACCGGGATGCTTGGCGTATTGCCGTTCTGCGCGATGGGCATGTTCATCGGCACGCTGGTGAAGGGACAAGGCGCGCCGGGTGTGCTCAACCTGATCTACCTGCCGATGTCGTTCCTCTCCGGCTTGTGGGTACCTCTGTCGATGTTGCCGGCTCCGTTGCAGCACATCGCACCAATATGGCCCAGTGCACACCTGCAGGCACTGGCCCTTGGCGCCCTGGATTTGTCGCAGGCTGCAAGCGCTTGGCCGCATGTCCTCGTGCTCGGCGCTTACGCGGTGGTTTTTCTGCTGCTGGCTGCGCGGCGCCTGCGGCGCCACGGTTGA